A genomic window from Sphingobacterium spiritivorum includes:
- a CDS encoding alpha/beta hydrolase, giving the protein MRGLLLLFFAKVIFSNITFAQTYSQLNKSDTVTISSAIFQKERKIIITKSKEVKNGNTNNNCILYLDANFKNLNGIFLQSANNLIANNEIPPSYLIGVIHQDRNAELLEKDKLLRFISEEVIPWLEKEYNISKRITIAGHSFGAYFATYAFLKKNNLFNSCIALSPAYWPNKEDVLKLMDQEVKSNSVGGDFYLLVGDKRWDEISLRHYVFKAFEILNHTKAVRFKFNDLDGFSHNATTTVGFGLGLGFVYDEWEWENILEEQEDRLKSFPDFWGHLEIKADALFHLKRVSEAKTVYKEALKVVPKDEDLSKKKKEQILKRIKSKIKNCH; this is encoded by the coding sequence TTGAGAGGACTACTTTTATTATTTTTTGCTAAGGTCATTTTTTCTAATATTACTTTTGCTCAAACTTATTCTCAACTTAATAAATCAGATACTGTAACTATTTCATCGGCAATATTTCAGAAGGAGAGAAAGATAATTATTACAAAATCTAAAGAAGTTAAGAACGGAAACACAAATAATAATTGCATTTTGTATCTCGATGCTAATTTTAAAAACCTTAATGGGATTTTTTTACAATCAGCTAATAATCTGATAGCTAACAATGAAATTCCTCCAAGCTATTTGATAGGTGTTATTCACCAAGACAGAAATGCTGAATTGCTTGAGAAGGATAAATTGCTCAGATTTATTTCAGAAGAAGTAATTCCATGGTTAGAGAAAGAATACAATATATCTAAAAGAATAACCATAGCTGGTCATTCTTTTGGTGCTTACTTTGCTACTTATGCTTTTCTTAAAAAGAATAATCTCTTTAACTCCTGTATAGCACTTAGTCCTGCTTATTGGCCTAATAAGGAAGATGTTTTAAAGTTAATGGATCAGGAAGTGAAAAGCAACTCGGTGGGTGGTGATTTTTACTTATTGGTCGGAGACAAAAGATGGGATGAAATATCTTTGAGACATTATGTTTTTAAAGCTTTTGAAATCCTAAATCATACAAAAGCTGTTCGCTTTAAATTCAATGATCTTGATGGGTTTAGTCACAATGCGACCACAACCGTCGGATTTGGGTTAGGACTTGGTTTTGTATATGATGAATGGGAATGGGAAAATATTTTAGAAGAACAGGAAGACCGACTCAAATCTTTTCCTGACTTTTGGGGGCATCTTGAAATCAAAGCTGATGCACTCTTTCATTTAAAACGTGTGTCAGAAGCAAAAACTGTTTATAAAGAAGCATTAAAGGTAGTTCCAAAAGATGAGGATCTCTCCAAAAAGAAAAAGGAGCAGATATTAAAAAGAATCAAAAGTAAAATAAAAAATTGCCACTAA
- a CDS encoding RNA polymerase sigma factor, with protein MNYSAPPYPTESGDEQLLLLYRDTGDLNYLGKLYQSHSEMVYFVCLRYLQDSERSKDAVMNIFEELISKVNKQEIHSFGKWLYVLSRNHCLMQLRSAKNKQQISIDEFVEFPGSLHPDDDHEDKEQKLTSLEHCLEKLPEKQKKSIDLFFLNEKCYNEVSEITGYSLKEVKSYIQNGKRNLKNCMEGTHEQE; from the coding sequence ATGAATTATTCCGCTCCACCATATCCTACCGAATCAGGTGACGAACAGCTTTTGTTGCTGTATCGCGATACCGGCGATCTGAATTATCTCGGAAAGCTGTATCAAAGTCATTCGGAAATGGTTTACTTCGTGTGCTTGCGCTATTTGCAGGACAGCGAACGCAGTAAAGATGCGGTCATGAATATTTTTGAGGAGCTGATCAGCAAAGTAAATAAGCAGGAAATTCATTCTTTTGGAAAGTGGCTCTATGTCCTCTCCCGCAATCATTGTCTGATGCAATTAAGGTCCGCAAAAAATAAACAACAAATTTCTATTGACGAATTTGTGGAATTTCCGGGTTCTTTGCATCCGGATGATGATCATGAAGATAAAGAGCAAAAATTGACCTCGCTGGAGCATTGTCTGGAAAAACTTCCGGAAAAGCAAAAGAAGAGCATAGATTTATTCTTCCTTAATGAAAAATGCTATAATGAAGTCTCAGAAATAACAGGATATAGCCTCAAAGAGGTGAAAAGTTATATTCAGAACGGGAAAAGGAATTTGAAAAATTGTATGGAGGGAACCCATGAACAGGAATAG
- a CDS encoding lysylphosphatidylglycerol synthase transmembrane domain-containing protein gives MTAKVLKILGIIIVIGCLVLFLVQTDFKMLGDTLDHVGYRFMALIFITAIAYILATAGWYYCMAPTGQRISMYRLFFVRQVGETIGLFNPANVIGGDLFKVHMLRNENLSKEEITHAVFLSRIMAILSQLFLLAAVLCWYSLQLMQRKEPTIIYTGGLLIAALILGGIVCSLLYITKKRSSQIRTAEPVIKLNFWLKIKYRITHILRQTSVFYQHYPSYFWYSFFFYTLHWFVGSLEFYVILRLLGANASPMDGLFIDMGVIIVKSLGAFIPGQIGIEELGNKIMLSGIGLTGTAIWISASVLRRARQLVWTFISLICYFLFYKFNGSLIRQS, from the coding sequence ATGACGGCAAAAGTTCTTAAAATCCTCGGAATCATAATCGTCATCGGTTGTCTGGTTCTTTTTTTAGTACAGACAGATTTTAAAATGCTCGGAGATACATTAGACCATGTAGGTTACCGGTTTATGGCTTTGATTTTTATTACAGCAATAGCTTATATCCTGGCAACTGCAGGCTGGTATTACTGTATGGCGCCAACCGGTCAACGGATTTCAATGTACCGACTGTTCTTTGTAAGGCAGGTTGGTGAAACAATCGGACTTTTTAATCCTGCCAATGTTATCGGAGGAGATCTATTTAAGGTGCATATGCTCCGAAATGAAAACCTTTCCAAAGAAGAGATCACACACGCTGTTTTTTTATCCCGCATCATGGCCATTCTATCACAGCTGTTTCTGTTGGCGGCCGTACTCTGCTGGTATAGTCTGCAGCTCATGCAAAGGAAGGAACCAACCATAATCTACACAGGAGGTTTGCTGATAGCTGCACTTATTCTGGGAGGGATTGTATGCTCCCTGTTATACATTACCAAAAAAAGATCCTCCCAAATACGGACTGCAGAACCTGTCATAAAATTGAATTTCTGGTTGAAGATTAAGTACCGTATTACCCATATACTACGCCAGACTTCTGTATTTTATCAACATTATCCTTCCTACTTCTGGTATTCCTTTTTCTTCTATACGCTGCACTGGTTCGTTGGTTCACTGGAGTTCTACGTCATCCTTAGATTATTAGGGGCAAATGCATCTCCTATGGATGGATTGTTTATAGATATGGGTGTTATTATTGTAAAAAGTCTGGGCGCTTTTATTCCCGGACAGATCGGCATTGAAGAACTGGGTAACAAAATTATGTTATCGGGTATCGGGCTTACCGGTACAGCTATATGGATAAGTGCCAG
- a CDS encoding carboxypeptidase-like regulatory domain-containing protein, whose amino-acid sequence MNRNRPDLEYIRRYHNGELSPREMYELERQAQDDPMLMDIIMGIELSDEETVRKDLSDIKARITQRVSENTIKQMPVWRKWVVAASVLLLLSAGALLMINQQSANKEIASTILSEPSTPITPDSGDDAEVTDKTSKQASPTPSSTQTDRLANVITKKNKPTEDIATQAEQADISDEKSTLAAIEQKSPGVRVHISESLSKDSTLVLRGLSEDKIAVNSPKEELTTALAGKAAGVRIRGVASNSMVNNVISGQVMDKSTNLPLEGAILKIKNTDLTAVTDSAGQFHLLSSGSNPQVEVRAIGYETQQVSSNQLANNQVKLSPAHARLEEVVVTDYASKKKSVKQITGPEGGWKAFEKYIKKETRRIGTSAKGKVELSFIIDPNGKPSHIQVISGIDNVTDQHAVRILENGPKWNTGEDQQENIITFVTINFSGE is encoded by the coding sequence ATGAACAGGAATAGACCGGATTTGGAGTATATTCGTCGCTACCACAATGGAGAGCTTTCTCCACGTGAAATGTACGAATTGGAACGACAGGCACAGGACGATCCCATGCTTATGGATATTATTATGGGTATAGAGCTTAGTGATGAGGAGACTGTACGCAAGGATCTCTCTGACATCAAGGCGCGAATTACCCAACGGGTATCTGAAAATACAATAAAACAAATGCCTGTATGGAGAAAATGGGTTGTTGCAGCCTCTGTACTTCTTCTCTTGTCGGCAGGTGCTTTACTAATGATCAACCAACAATCTGCAAATAAAGAAATTGCAAGTACAATCCTTTCTGAGCCTTCGACTCCGATTACGCCGGATTCAGGAGATGATGCTGAAGTAACGGATAAGACGTCAAAACAAGCTTCCCCTACTCCTTCTTCTACACAAACAGACCGTCTGGCTAATGTAATTACAAAAAAGAATAAGCCAACAGAAGACATTGCAACACAAGCTGAACAAGCAGATATCAGTGATGAAAAATCAACTCTGGCGGCTATAGAGCAAAAATCTCCTGGAGTCAGAGTACATATTTCGGAGTCTTTATCCAAAGACTCTACATTAGTTCTGAGAGGATTATCTGAAGATAAAATCGCTGTCAACTCTCCGAAGGAAGAACTAACAACAGCTCTTGCCGGAAAAGCCGCTGGCGTCCGTATACGAGGAGTAGCCAGCAATTCCATGGTGAATAATGTCATAAGCGGACAGGTGATGGATAAATCGACAAATTTACCGTTGGAAGGCGCAATTTTAAAGATAAAAAATACGGATCTGACAGCAGTAACCGATTCAGCCGGACAGTTTCATCTCTTGTCAAGTGGTTCAAATCCACAAGTAGAAGTACGGGCTATTGGATATGAAACGCAGCAGGTTTCATCTAATCAGTTAGCCAACAATCAGGTTAAACTGAGTCCTGCACATGCAAGATTAGAAGAAGTCGTAGTAACAGACTATGCCAGCAAGAAGAAGTCTGTAAAACAGATAACAGGACCTGAAGGCGGATGGAAAGCTTTTGAAAAATACATCAAAAAAGAAACCAGACGTATCGGAACATCTGCTAAAGGAAAAGTAGAATTATCCTTCATAATCGACCCGAATGGAAAACCATCACATATTCAGGTGATATCGGGAATTGACAACGTAACGGATCAGCATGCTGTCCGTATTCTGGAGAACGGGCCTAAGTGGAATACTGGCGAAGATCAGCAGGAAAATATTATAACCTTCGTCACCATAAATTTTAGCGGGGAATAA
- a CDS encoding glycosyltransferase: protein MIKVAFFAEMMIEDFDGASRTMFQLINRIDSTKFEFLFIYGNGPEQIDDHLSLRIPYFHIPFNRNYTMAVPAIAKKMLKQQLKEFDPDVIHIATPSMLGNFALKYAEKNNIPTLTIYHTHFISYIEYYLKNTPFLIKPTKKEFIKQTVRFYNKCTKVYVPSVSISKELKHLGIQPDKLTLWQRGIDTELFSPKKKDNNYLRKVTKNKKQNILFASRLEWEKNLVTLIDIYHKCKERDIECNFIIAGDGTAKSACIEQMPDAFFLGKLSHKELAICYASSTLFLFPSITETYGNVVIEAMASGLPCIISNDGGSADFIIEGENGFKCNAEQADDYVDKIELMLSDKNLRKKFKKAGLKYSKQHNWQHLSEIYFRDISEFADMTISSQEAYQFA, encoded by the coding sequence ATGATTAAAGTGGCTTTCTTTGCCGAGATGATGATTGAAGACTTTGACGGAGCTTCTCGCACGATGTTTCAACTGATCAACAGGATCGATTCTACCAAATTTGAGTTTCTATTTATCTACGGAAATGGTCCTGAACAGATCGACGATCACCTGTCTCTGCGCATTCCCTATTTCCATATCCCATTCAACAGAAACTATACAATGGCTGTCCCTGCCATTGCAAAAAAGATGCTGAAACAGCAGCTTAAGGAATTTGATCCGGATGTCATCCATATTGCTACTCCTTCTATGCTAGGAAACTTTGCTCTCAAATATGCTGAAAAAAATAATATCCCAACACTGACCATTTACCATACTCATTTTATCAGCTATATAGAATATTATCTGAAGAATACCCCTTTTCTGATCAAGCCTACTAAAAAAGAGTTTATCAAACAGACGGTAAGGTTTTATAACAAATGTACAAAAGTCTATGTGCCCTCTGTATCGATATCCAAAGAACTGAAGCACCTGGGAATACAGCCGGATAAATTAACACTTTGGCAGCGGGGAATTGATACGGAACTTTTTTCGCCTAAGAAAAAAGATAACAACTATCTGCGAAAGGTAACAAAAAACAAAAAACAGAACATCTTATTTGCCAGCCGGCTGGAATGGGAAAAGAATCTTGTGACCCTAATCGACATCTACCATAAGTGTAAAGAAAGGGATATCGAATGCAACTTTATTATAGCCGGGGACGGCACTGCAAAATCGGCATGCATAGAACAAATGCCGGATGCCTTTTTCTTAGGTAAACTATCCCATAAAGAGCTGGCTATCTGTTATGCCTCTTCAACTTTGTTTCTGTTCCCTTCCATCACTGAAACATACGGGAATGTGGTTATAGAAGCGATGGCTTCAGGATTACCCTGCATTATTTCAAATGATGGAGGAAGTGCGGACTTTATTATTGAAGGCGAGAATGGTTTCAAGTGCAATGCTGAGCAGGCGGATGATTACGTTGATAAAATAGAGCTTATGTTATCAGACAAAAACTTACGTAAAAAATTTAAAAAAGCAGGATTGAAATATAGCAAACAGCATAATTGGCAACATCTTTCTGAAATCTACTTCAGGGATATAAGTGAGTTTGCAGACATGACCATCTCTTCTCAGGAAGCTTACCAGTTTGCATAA
- a CDS encoding LutB/LldF family L-lactate oxidation iron-sulfur protein: MSDTIADKFLKESSTKSFDQKHRDIINTNIDKYNAAFEKGKSKFFDLENSKTKANLIKWKVMENLDKLLPEFEANFTSRGGKVIWANDAEEAREEIWKIMEQHGAKSVIKSKSMATEEIELNHFLAEKDIEAVESDLGEFIIQLLGQKPYHIVTPAMHLSLEDIAQLFHEKFDTPLTATAEELTMKARELLRDKYTSASVGISGANFLVADTGSIAITENEGNARLTTTFPNIHIALVGIEKIIPSMLDLDLFWPLLSTHGTGQNLTVYNTILNGPRQENESDGPEKMYVILLDNGRTNLLAEKDQRQGLYCIRCGACLNVCPIYQNIGGHTYDTTYSGPIGSLISPHLSGMKEFKHLSYASSLCGKCTEVCPVGIDIQKQLLLNRRDSVQEKLATPMEQRAWKGFTYFIKKRKLIDLFGGKFKNFILRNFFKKAWGNNRELPHLADKSFAQQWKEQQKELNKDK; encoded by the coding sequence ATGTCTGATACAATCGCTGATAAATTCCTTAAAGAAAGCTCGACAAAATCTTTTGACCAAAAACATCGGGACATTATCAATACCAATATTGATAAGTACAACGCTGCTTTCGAAAAAGGGAAAAGTAAGTTTTTTGATCTGGAAAATTCCAAAACAAAAGCGAATCTGATTAAATGGAAGGTGATGGAAAATCTGGATAAATTACTTCCTGAATTTGAAGCAAATTTCACTTCCAGAGGAGGTAAAGTTATCTGGGCGAATGACGCAGAGGAAGCTAGGGAAGAAATCTGGAAAATTATGGAACAGCATGGCGCAAAGAGTGTCATCAAATCCAAATCTATGGCTACGGAAGAAATTGAGCTTAATCATTTTCTTGCAGAAAAAGACATAGAAGCTGTTGAAAGTGATCTGGGAGAATTCATTATCCAGCTGTTAGGACAAAAGCCATATCATATTGTCACACCAGCCATGCACCTGAGCCTGGAAGATATTGCACAACTGTTTCACGAAAAATTCGACACTCCCCTTACTGCTACAGCAGAGGAATTGACAATGAAAGCCCGTGAATTGTTGCGGGACAAGTATACTTCTGCCTCAGTAGGCATCTCGGGCGCTAATTTTCTGGTAGCGGATACCGGAAGTATAGCTATTACGGAAAATGAAGGAAATGCCCGCCTGACCACTACATTTCCGAATATTCACATTGCTCTGGTCGGGATAGAGAAGATTATTCCCAGTATGCTGGATCTGGATCTTTTTTGGCCTTTATTATCCACACACGGAACAGGGCAGAATCTGACAGTATATAATACCATTCTGAATGGTCCACGTCAGGAAAATGAAAGCGATGGTCCGGAAAAGATGTATGTCATCCTGCTTGACAACGGTCGTACCAATTTGCTTGCAGAGAAAGATCAGCGCCAGGGCTTGTATTGTATAAGATGCGGTGCGTGTCTGAATGTATGCCCTATTTACCAAAACATCGGAGGTCATACCTATGACACAACTTATTCAGGACCTATAGGCTCACTTATATCGCCGCACCTCAGCGGAATGAAAGAGTTCAAGCACCTCAGTTATGCATCCAGCCTATGCGGAAAGTGTACAGAAGTATGTCCTGTAGGCATTGATATCCAGAAGCAACTGCTATTGAACCGCAGAGATTCCGTACAGGAAAAACTGGCTACCCCAATGGAACAACGTGCCTGGAAGGGATTTACCTATTTTATTAAAAAAAGAAAGCTTATTGATCTTTTTGGCGGAAAATTTAAAAATTTTATCCTGCGCAATTTCTTTAAAAAAGCATGGGGAAACAACAGAGAATTACCACATCTGGCAGACAAATCATTTGCACAGCAATGGAAAGAACAGCAAAAGGAATTGAATAAGGATAAATAA
- a CDS encoding endonuclease/exonuclease/phosphatase family protein, whose protein sequence is MYLQYPKLPKKRWIYLLIPISLSFLGWNMIRTSRITLNFNRSDKVAAASILELPASNAGSFSVLTYNIAGLPEPISSAVTPRASSIADIGMKINRYDVVNVQEDFNYNRELYSNGNEHPFRTETMGKVPFSDGLNTLSKYPISDIQRIRWKDCTGADCLTPKGFSVVSLQLAKDVFVDLYNIHANAQDTPDAAVARGKNMDQLASFIKEHSKDKAILLMGDFNAHYSFELDNVRNFIKETRMIDTWVYLENKGIVPHIDPIYSAGDILAIRKDKESIDKIMFRNSADLHFIPERYTIENRLFTDKSGIPLSDHCAVSLSFSWERCR, encoded by the coding sequence ATGTACCTACAATATCCCAAATTGCCAAAGAAACGATGGATCTACTTATTGATCCCGATATCGCTTTCTTTCCTAGGATGGAACATGATTCGCACCTCACGCATAACATTAAACTTCAATCGAAGTGATAAGGTTGCTGCCGCATCAATACTGGAACTTCCGGCCTCAAATGCCGGAAGTTTTTCAGTTCTGACCTATAATATTGCCGGATTACCGGAGCCAATCTCGAGTGCTGTCACTCCACGTGCAAGCAGTATTGCAGATATAGGAATGAAGATAAACAGGTATGATGTGGTCAATGTACAGGAAGACTTTAATTACAACAGAGAGTTGTACAGTAATGGAAATGAACATCCTTTCCGAACGGAGACAATGGGTAAAGTTCCTTTTAGTGACGGGCTTAATACACTTTCAAAATATCCGATTTCAGATATTCAGCGTATCCGATGGAAAGACTGTACCGGAGCAGATTGCCTCACGCCCAAGGGATTTAGTGTAGTCAGTTTACAGTTGGCAAAAGATGTATTTGTAGATCTGTATAATATCCATGCTAACGCACAGGATACGCCGGATGCAGCAGTTGCCAGAGGTAAAAATATGGATCAGTTAGCCTCTTTTATAAAAGAGCATTCTAAAGATAAGGCTATACTATTGATGGGAGATTTTAATGCGCATTACAGCTTCGAACTGGATAACGTCCGGAATTTTATAAAAGAAACCAGAATGATAGACACCTGGGTGTATCTGGAAAATAAAGGCATAGTACCGCATATTGATCCAATATATTCAGCAGGCGATATATTAGCTATCCGCAAGGACAAAGAATCTATAGATAAGATCATGTTTCGTAACAGTGCCGATTTGCATTTTATTCCTGAAAGATATACGATTGAAAACAGACTGTTTACGGACAAGTCAGGAATACCTCTTTCTGACCATTGCGCCGTAAGTCTGTCTTTTTCGTGGGAACGATGCAGGTAG
- the aspS gene encoding aspartate--tRNA ligase, which yields MHRTHTCGELRISDLGKSVTLSGWVQKSRDLGGMTFIDVRDRYGITQLTFNADDNEQLRASARELGREYVIKVEGQVIERSSKNSKIPTGDIEIKVSSLEILNASKLPPFTIEDETDGGDDLRMKFRYLDLRRNPVRQNLILRHKLAQEIRRYLDEQNFLEVETPVLIKSTPEGARDFVVPSRMNAGEFYALPQSPQTFKQLLMVSGFDRYFQIVKCFRDEDLRADRQPEFTQIDCEMSFVEQEDILNMFEGLAKHLFKTVKGFELGSVPRMTYADAMRLYGSDKPDTRFGMQFVELNELTKGKGFPVFDQAELVVGINANGCAGYTRKQLDALTDYVKRPQVGATGLVYARYNEDGTIKSSVDKFYTEEQLKEWAAAFDGKPGDLFLIMAGPTDKVRKQLNELRLEVGNQLGLRDKNKFAPLWVLDFPLLEWDEESGRYHAMHHPFTSPKPEDIPLLDTNPGEVRANAYDFVLNGSEIGGGSIRIHDKELQSLMFRHLGFTPEDAQKQFGFLMEAFTYGAPPHGGLAFGFDRMVSVFAGLDTIRDVIAFPKNNSGRDVMIDAPATIDQAQLDELNLALNLKSSEKN from the coding sequence ATGCACAGAACACATACCTGCGGAGAGCTTAGGATTTCAGATCTTGGCAAGTCCGTAACTTTAAGTGGTTGGGTACAAAAGTCACGCGATCTGGGAGGAATGACCTTTATCGATGTCCGTGACAGATATGGAATTACACAGTTGACTTTTAACGCAGATGACAATGAGCAACTGCGGGCTTCTGCCCGGGAATTGGGGCGTGAATACGTTATAAAAGTAGAGGGACAGGTTATTGAGCGGTCAAGTAAAAACTCAAAAATCCCTACCGGAGATATTGAGATCAAGGTTTCTTCTTTAGAAATATTGAACGCTTCCAAACTGCCTCCTTTTACTATTGAGGATGAAACGGATGGCGGGGATGATCTGCGCATGAAATTCAGATATCTGGATCTGCGCCGTAATCCTGTAAGACAAAATCTTATTCTTCGCCACAAACTGGCGCAGGAAATCCGCAGATATCTTGATGAGCAAAATTTTCTGGAGGTGGAAACACCTGTTCTGATTAAGTCAACTCCGGAAGGAGCCCGCGATTTCGTGGTTCCAAGCCGTATGAATGCAGGAGAATTCTATGCGTTGCCGCAATCTCCACAGACCTTCAAACAGTTATTGATGGTCTCCGGATTTGACCGTTATTTTCAGATTGTCAAGTGTTTTCGTGATGAAGATCTACGTGCAGACAGACAACCGGAGTTTACGCAGATTGACTGTGAAATGTCATTTGTAGAACAGGAGGACATTCTAAATATGTTTGAAGGATTGGCTAAACACTTGTTCAAAACTGTAAAAGGATTTGAGCTGGGTTCAGTGCCCCGTATGACTTATGCCGATGCTATGCGTCTTTATGGTTCTGACAAACCGGATACCCGTTTCGGAATGCAATTCGTTGAACTGAATGAGCTTACAAAAGGAAAAGGTTTCCCTGTATTTGATCAGGCTGAACTGGTTGTCGGCATTAATGCCAATGGTTGCGCAGGTTATACCCGCAAACAACTTGACGCATTGACTGATTATGTAAAACGTCCGCAGGTAGGAGCCACAGGTCTTGTATATGCCCGTTATAATGAAGACGGCACGATCAAATCGTCTGTAGATAAATTTTATACAGAGGAGCAGCTTAAAGAATGGGCTGCTGCATTTGACGGAAAGCCGGGAGATTTATTTTTGATAATGGCAGGTCCTACAGATAAAGTACGCAAACAACTGAATGAGCTGCGATTAGAAGTGGGTAATCAGCTCGGTCTCCGTGACAAAAATAAATTTGCACCTCTTTGGGTATTAGATTTCCCGTTACTGGAATGGGATGAAGAATCAGGCCGTTATCACGCTATGCACCATCCGTTTACCTCTCCAAAACCGGAAGATATCCCATTACTGGACACTAATCCGGGAGAAGTAAGAGCAAATGCGTACGATTTTGTCCTTAATGGTAGCGAAATTGGTGGCGGCTCTATCCGTATTCATGACAAAGAATTGCAATCGCTTATGTTCAGACACCTTGGCTTTACTCCTGAGGATGCGCAGAAACAATTCGGTTTCTTAATGGAAGCATTTACCTACGGAGCTCCTCCGCATGGTGGATTAGCCTTTGGATTTGACCGTATGGTATCTGTGTTTGCAGGTCTGGATACCATCCGTGATGTCATTGCTTTCCCTAAGAACAATTCGGGAAGAGATGTGATGATCGACGCTCCTGCAACCATAGATCAGGCGCAGCTGGATGAGCTGAATCTGGCTCTGAACCTTAAATCTTCAGAGAAGAATTAA